The nucleotide window TGCTTCAGGAAATTTTAGGGATTTCTTGTTGTTCCCATATTTGCCGCCAACAATTGGTACACGATATGGTGGTGGAATGCCAGTTCAATTTGTTTTACAGTCGCAAAGTTTAGATAGTCTCAATAAAGTACTTCCGAAATTTTTAAATGCCGCACGCCAAAGCAAAAAACTAATGTTTGTCGATTCTGATTTAAAAATGAATAAACCAGAAATTAAAATCAATATCGATAGGCAAAAAGCAGCATTAATGGGTGTGTCTATTGAGGAAGTTTCCCGTGCTCTACAACTATCATTATCAGGTCAACGGTATGGCTATTTTTTGCTCAATGACAGACAATATGAAGTAATTGGTCAGGTCGAAAAGCTTCAAAGAAATGATATAAGTGATTTACGTACAATCAACGTGCGGTCAGCAAATGGACAAATGGTTTCCCTGGACAATTTGGTAACAATGGAAGAAGGAATAAGTCCGGCAGCCATATACCGCTATGAACAATACACCTCCGCTACAATTTCTGCTGGGCTTGCACCTGGGGTTAGCCTGCAAGAAGGCATTAAAGAAATGCAGAACATAAAGAATGAAGTTTTAGGGGAGACTTTCAAATCAAGTTTGGCAGGTCAAGCTAGGGATTATGAAGAAAGCCAAGGTAATATCCTTTTTACCATGATACTGGCACTAATCATAATTTATATGATCCTTGCAGCACAATTTGGAAGTTTACGAGACCCATTGATTATTATGCTTACCGTACCGATGGCTATAACAGGAGCAATACTGAGCCTGTATTGGTTCGATCAAAGCCTGAATGTATTTAGTCAAATCGGAATTATTACACTCGTAGGATTGATTACTAAAAATGGGATTCTTATCGTCGAGTTTGCAAATGATTTAAAGGCAAAAGGTTATTCCAAATTCGAAGCCGCCACTCAAGCTGCTGTGCAACGTTTTAGACCTATTTTAATGACTTCGTTGACAATGATTTTTGGTGCTTTACCAATTGCCATGACCTTTAACAGCCGACAATCATTAGGAATTGTAATTGCTGGAGGATTAATTTTTGCTGGAATACTCACACTATTTATCATTCCTGCGGTGTATTCCTATTTATCCAGTAAAAAAGTCCCTAGTGAAATAATTGAAGAAGAATCAACTTCAATGCAAATAATCCATCAACATTAAAACATTAACCATGAAAATGTCAATTTTAAAATTAGTTTTAATTCTGATGCTGTTTTCATCAGGCACCAAATCAATTGCTCAAAAAGTTATCAACTTGGATGAGGCCATTACATTGGCATCTCAAGGGAATAAAGCCTTAAAAATCCAAAATCTTGAACAACTCAGAGCAAAACATGCAGTAAAGGATGTGAAAAGCTTATGGATGCCCAATGTAAGCTTAAATGGAAATATCTCTAGGTATTTTGATAGACAAGTCATTTTTGTTCCCGGTAGTTTTGCCGGCACCGAAAAAGATGTTCAAGATTTAAGTGTTGGTGGTTTATACCAATATAACGGGGCTATAACTTTCAACCAGACAATTTTTTCAATAAAATCTAATCAAGAAATTAAAGCGTCTTTGGTAGAAGAAGAAATAGAAAAAGAAAGGACCATTGATTTGGAGAGAAGATTGATCTTAGAGGTTACAAGAGCCTATTATCAGGTACTCCTAGCACAAAATCAATTGGGACTAATTGAAAAAAGCCTTGAGAGAAATGCAAAAGAACTAAACGATTCTAAATCACTTTTCTTAAATGGCAAAGGTTTGAAAATTGATACCTTAAGAAGTTATATAGCTGTCGAGAATCTTAAAACCTCTGTTTCATATCAAGAGAATGCCATCCAAATTGCAAAACTCCAACTAAAACAACTTATTGGTTTTGATGAAGAAACTGAATTATTGTTGGTTGATAATCTTATAATTGATGAGAATGATGAAGAATTGTATAATGTCAACGATGAAATAATGATTGAACAGTTGAATAGACAAGACCTTAAAATTCAGAAACTAAACATTAAGCTTGAAGAGAAAAAATTGGCCAGCATCAAAGCTACTCGATCTCCCGAGTTAAATTTAATTGGTCAATACCAAATACAGTCTCAAACTGATGGTGAAAAGTTCAAAGACCAATCATGGCACAACACTTCATTTGTAGGTGTAAATTTGAACATTCCTATTTTTACTGGTGGTAGATCATCCTCAAAAATCAAACAAAGCCAGCTTAAACTTGAACAGCAAAAAATCAAAATGGATGACCTATATGATTACGTAAGGCTTGAATTAAATACTATATTAAATAATTGGAATAATGCAAAATTACAGTATGAAACCCAGAAAAGAACTGTTGAAGCAGAAAGGGCCAACTACATCATGCATAACCAAAGATATAATAATGGAATAGGCTCAAAGTTAGAGTTAACAGATGCCGAATTTGCTCTTTCATCGTCAGAGTTAAATTTATTGCAAGCAATGTATAATCTAAAATTAAGTAGGGTAGAGCTTCAGTGGGCTATGGGACAACTTAGTATTTAGGATGGTAAAAAAATTCAATTTTAAATGTTGTCCCTATTGTTGGCAATTGTAAAATAAATGCCTTATAAACCAAAGGATTATAAGGCATTTATTTTTATTCTGTGAACCCATCCCAGCCATGTTTTAATGCGATGATATACAGTAATCTACACTATGATGTAGTGTTTTGCAATTTTACATTCTATTGAAAATAGCTATTTAAAGTAATATTCATGTTTTAAAGGAAATTAGCAGAAATGACGTTTATTGTTTTAAAGGTGCTCAAAGATTTTTTCTTGATATATAAAAATTCTAGATTAAGTAATTGAGTAGTCCAATTAGTCACGCTCTTAACACCTATACCTAATTGAGTGGCGGTATATTCTCTGCATGCAAAATACTCATACTCACCTCTAGTTCTCACATTGTAAAATGCCCATAACAACTTTGCTCCAGGAACCAAATTTCTATTGGCATATACATGCGGAAAGAGAAAAGCCTCTAACGATTGTCCTTCCTCAAATTCAAGCATTTTGGAGGTAAGGCGATATTGCTTTCCAGATTTTAATAAAACTCCTTTTTTAACCAAGGCCCTTCTTAATTTCGAAACTGTATTTACATTTAGATTAAGAAGTTTTGAAATGTATAGGTTAGAATAACAGTTATAACCTAATTTGTCCAAACACATATAGTCTAAACCCAATAAATACTTTTCAGTGATGGTAAGATCCTTTGATTTTAATAGCCCGAGAGGATATTTGAGAATAACGTTTTTCATTACTTAAACGATTAATTATAAAACTATATTGAGAAAAACTGTAACTGTCATCCTTGGTTGGCAAATAGCAAACTATTCTTGTTAAAATCTACTTTTAGTCCCCCAGAAATATCATTTTAGGCACTTATATAGAAAGAAGCGATAGAAAAAATTAAAGAAAAAAGCAGTTTAAAATCATTGTCAGTATTATTTCATAATCCTGAAACGATTTTAAAGCAAATATTGGCAAACATTGTTGTCAAGCTCTTCAAGCCTGCCAACTTCGTTTGCAAGTGACTTCAATAAATTAAATGGATACCGTATAGATATCGAAATATTAGGGTGAAGGTTACCTGTTAAACCCTCATGCTATTTTACATGATAAAATACAATCGACTATCTACTACTTCAAGAGATGTTCCAAAGTATCTATGGAAGAAGCTCTATGTAAATTTACTGCGAATAAGTAACGAGAATTGTCTAGATGCCTATTGCGATCTTTCCAATATCTTATTCCAGATCAAAAAAATTCAAGAAGAACGTTATATTGATTCCGGAATTGATGAAACACTCATTTTAAACTCTAATGATGTTCTCTCGGTTCATGAATTACTGGCGATTTTGTCTTCAATGGTAAGAAAGGGCAGAAAGATTCCAGGGTATACCATTTTAATGCATCACAATGGACTGATACCAACACTTGCCAAAAAACTAATCAACCAAATAAAGCGCCATGGATATGTATAATGAAACCCAAAGAAGCTATAGGTACAGTCTATATTCTACCTATCTACTATTGACCTCTATTGGATATTCTTTTCTCGAAGCTGCATTGCACCTCTCTATCGATAAGTATGAACTGAGCAAATTAATCAATGAATTTGGCGAAATAGGCACCAAAGATTGAGCAAAATCTTGAGCACTACCTAAATAATAATTTGCAGCTATTGAATTTTAGTGTGATTAGAAGCAAATATTGGTGGTCTGATTAGGCCTAGGATGCCTTTTAATTTATACCTATTCTAAATCCATATATGGAAAAACTTCCCAATATCTCATTATTCTCATTGGCACATTAATTTCTTATCTGATCCGTTAACTAACCAAAGTTTCTTCATTTTACTATATTAGTTCTTAACCAATGCAACGTTTAATTACACCAACCATAAGAGAAAATTTAATGACCATAGATGTAAACAAAAAAATTTTTGATCTAGTACCATTGGTTACAGAGAAACCCGAGGCACAGAAACCTAGTATGCCGTTTAAAGAACTGATTGGAATACCAATAATAATCAATTTGGGCAAGGTTGAGAATATTAAGGAGTCTCAATCCGACCTTGATGGCAAAACGGTTAATGCATTTAAAAATAGTCTTGGATTAAGTAATATCAACTACTCTAAGTTAACTAACATATCCAATGAAATATTGCAGCAAAGCCCCTATAACGGTAACACAACTATTGAATTTATTGAAGAGCATTTATTCGATTGGATTATTGAAACTTATAAAAACAAGAAAACCTTAATAGAGCCCTTAAATTATTTGCAAACTAAGTTTGAAGAAGAGTTCGATGAATATACCTATTACTTTCGAATACACGCTTTAGGAATAGAATCTCCTTTCCAAATAGGAAATGTTCAAATTATGTTTTTCTCTGAAGAAATTCTAGAAGAATTGTATAGCTTATTTAAGCTGAGCCAAGAAAATAAAACTAAAGAGGAATTTGATGCCTTTTTCAAACCATTTGAGGGAAGACCAATCGCAAAAGTACAAACCAAAGGCACCAAGAATAAATCTAAATTAAAAGGCCAAAAACAGGTCAATACCGCAATCGATATTTTGAAAGCATTTTTAGTTGAAGAATCTGTTCGTCCCTCCACCCAGCTTATGGATGTTGAATATCGTTTCAAACATTTATTTCCTCATTCTTATATTTATGAAACATGTTCTGAGAAATTTGATTTCCATCATACTTTAGAAAGGATAGGGGGAATTGAGCCTGTGGAATTATATGATCAAAGATTAAAACATTTATTAAATTCTGGATTGGATAAAGTTTCTGATTTTGCCTTTAGTGGCGCTAATGATGAGTTGGCAATATTAATTCAAAGGGCAATAAAAAAGATAGGCGAGTATTCGTCCGAGGATGATTTACACGAAAGGGTTATAAAAATAATTTCTTTATACGAATTTCTTTTTATTCCGGTTACAAAGGGAAAAGGAAGGGGCCAGACAATTGTGAAGTCAAATGTTTTAAAAAAAATTATTGAACCCTCAGAACAAGAAGAAATTATAAGGATTTTCAATACTTTTTATGACATTCGAGATAAAATGTTACATAATGGAATTGAAAAGCATATTGACCTTAATAATTTGTATAAAGTTCAAAAAATCACACTTTTCCTTTTAAAGTATTTGGTTGAATTGAACAAAAAACTAAAAACTAAAATTCAACTATACAATTATTTTAAAATTAAATCTGGTTCTAACTAAGGCTAAATGTTTTATGGCTGTTTAAGAAAAATAAACCTATACCAGCCAAATTTTAGATTTGACCGTTTAGTTTTATAATTTTAACCCCTTAACCTTCGCTTTGGCTCGTTTCGTGCAATTTGAAAACACTAGTTTCTAAACCTTGTACTACCCTGAGCTGAGCTGTTGACAAAAAGCAAAGAATGAGCAGAGATAATTTTACAAAATCAACAATTTCAAATTTGGCGAGAAGGGTGGGGTTTCTGTGTTCAAATCCAAAATGCAAAAGACACACAGTAGGGCCGAATGTTGAAGAAGAAAAATCTACTTTGATAGGAATTGCTGCTCATATTACTGCTGCTTCACCGGGTGGTCCGAGATATGACAATAATTTGAATGAGGAACAGAGAAAACATATAAGTAATGGAATTTGGTTATGTAGTAATTGTGCTACTCTAATAGATAAAGATGAAAATAGTTTCTCTTCTGAGACTTTGAAGTTATGGAAAGAACAGGCAGAAATGGAAATGAGAAAAGCAATACTTGGAAGTTTAGCTCATGAAAAACCTAAAAATCAAATACCATTTATCGAAGCAGATTTGATCTATAGCAACGGAATGAGATTAAATAGAGGATACAGTGCTAAAAATAAAGAGAAATTTGGTGGCAATATAATTCCTGTTGGTGGTAAACCAATAATTTTTTGGGAGGTGGTTTGGAACTTTTCATTTGTTCTTCATAATAACTCAAGTTTTCCAGCCTACAACATTCAGATTGAAGAAGTAAGCGATGTTAAGTTCAATGATTTGACAAAACTTCCGAAAATAAATAACCTTCCGCCTTTTGAAAATATTGATTTACGGGCAAATTATGAGGAGTTTATTGAAGGTGAACATACTGAGGCGGACAAATTAATGAACCAGAAAATTCCTGAATCAATCGACGGACTGGTATTAAGGATTTCATATAAAGATGAAAATAGAAATGAACATCAAACTATTGTCAAAATCGAAAAGCAAGAGTTGATTAATTTAAAATAGCCTGCTACCAGCATATTCTAAGGGCATTTATGGGAGAATACACAGAGAATTACAATTGCAATTTATTAGCAAAAACAATGACTTAATCCCAAAACCCACAGTAACATGAGATCAATAATTGCAATGGCAAAAGATAGAAATATATGATTCGAGTTTACTTAGATTGGAATGTGATTAGCAATCTTAAACGATCTGAGTTTAAGGATATAAAAGAATTCATTTCTGAGAATAAAAAAAACCTTCTATTTCCGTACACGCCGGCACATTTTACTGACTTAATGAAAAGCTACAGTCAAAACAATCAATTTTTTAAAGAGGATTTGGAGACTTTGGAATTCTTATCAAACAAGCATTTATTAAGATGGGGGAAAGAAAAAATTGAACCTTTATTTGGGACACCATCTGAATATTTTGAGGGTGAAAAAGATAAAGAAGATATATTCGACCTTATGGATATGGAGAAACTACTTAAAGACCTGGACGAATCGCTGAATGAGCTTGGTTTAGGAAAAATGGGAAGCTTAATGAAGACTCTTTTTCAACTACAACCATCGGGAATTGAAATTACAGAGGATAATAAAGATGTTATCAAAAAAATGTTTCCCAACCTTAAATCAAATTCAACCATGTGGGATCTGATGAAGTATGCTGGTCCTTTTTCTCAAAAACTCTTGCAGGATGGAGAGTATTACAAAAATTTTCGAAAATCATTGGCTGAGTATGGTTTTAAACTTGACTCTAATTCGGGGAATTGGAACTATGAAGAAGTTATCAAAAACATTGATGAATTTTTATTCAATCTCGGAACCGAAATGACTTTTCTTGAATATGTTGAGACTTCATTTAAACATAGAAAGCAACCTGCAAATCAATATGAATACTATACCTCTGCATATTTGATGCTTGATATGATTGGTTATAAGATTGATAAATTAGCCAAACCAACGGATAATATGCAGAACATACAGGCCGATGGTGAACATTCATTTTATGGGGCGCACTGTGATTATTTTGTGGCAATGGATAAAAAACTAAGAGTTAAATCTAAAGTTCTTTATAATGAATTCAATATTTCAACAAGAATTATCGAGCCGAAAGAATTGATTTCAGAACTAACCAAAGTACTTGATGATGTCGAAAACAAAGAAAATGTTTTGGACGAAGCAATTAGCTTTTGTAATGAAAGCTCAATAATTGAATACAATCCGCCCAAAAATGAGGATAACATAGAATCATATGCATTTAAACTACCGAAATTCTATTTTAACTACTTCAACTATGTAATCTATACACGTTATCTTGACAAAGAGGGTTTTGTCTTAACATTTCGGAAAGTATTTGAGAATTTTTCAAGATTCTTTTATTATACCGAATCTGAGATGTTAATTGATACAATAGCACAGTATTTTGGATATGATAACCAACAGGAATTAGAGTCTAAGAAAAAAGAATTTGTTTATGGAGATAAAAAAGTAGCCTTCAATTGGACATTTGATGGTGGTTTGATAATATTAGAAAAAGAAGAAGACACCAAAAGACCTGTTTTAAACTATATAATATCAACTAGAAAAGTAACAACAGACGAAAATTGTTAATCGATAAACTCAGATTTACAGAATAAGTTTCAAATACCAACCTTTCTGATGGAATTAATTTAATGAAAATAGCTCTGTCTTATCTCTAAAAATCTAATAACAGCAAATATTAAAAATTCAGAATTCTTTAGTCATGCATTCCATTCTTCTAAGAATCTGAAACCCAGACATTGCAAAAACCTCTCAATGTCTGTAATGATCCTAGAACACCATTATCTAAAAAATAGTCGTTTTCTAGCTCTAAAATTAGAAGGATTTCGTTTCTTGTTGAATCATTCACTAACGCCAATTTCTGAATAATATCTTCGATTAA belongs to Aegicerativicinus sediminis and includes:
- a CDS encoding TolC family protein, whose protein sequence is MKMSILKLVLILMLFSSGTKSIAQKVINLDEAITLASQGNKALKIQNLEQLRAKHAVKDVKSLWMPNVSLNGNISRYFDRQVIFVPGSFAGTEKDVQDLSVGGLYQYNGAITFNQTIFSIKSNQEIKASLVEEEIEKERTIDLERRLILEVTRAYYQVLLAQNQLGLIEKSLERNAKELNDSKSLFLNGKGLKIDTLRSYIAVENLKTSVSYQENAIQIAKLQLKQLIGFDEETELLLVDNLIIDENDEELYNVNDEIMIEQLNRQDLKIQKLNIKLEEKKLASIKATRSPELNLIGQYQIQSQTDGEKFKDQSWHNTSFVGVNLNIPIFTGGRSSSKIKQSQLKLEQQKIKMDDLYDYVRLELNTILNNWNNAKLQYETQKRTVEAERANYIMHNQRYNNGIGSKLELTDAEFALSSSELNLLQAMYNLKLSRVELQWAMGQLSI